CTTTAACTCTTTTTTTTGCAGATTTTATGTTTGGCATAAATCTCATACCTCCCGTTTATTATAAAATTTTCTTAAGTTCATTAACCATATCTAATTTTTCCCAAGTAAATTCCTCTAATTCTCTTCCAAAGTGACCATAAGCTGCAGTTTTCTTGTATATTGGTCTTAAAAGATCTAATTTTTTGATTATTGCACCTGGTCTAAAGTCAAAAATCTCAAGAATTGCTTTTAAAATTTTATCTTCATCAGTTTTAGCAGTTCCAAAGGTATTGATCATTACTGATACTGGTTGTGCTTTTCCAATTGCATAAGCAACTTGAATCATGAATTTGTCTGCAAGACCTGCTGCAACAACATTTTTAGCAACGTATCTTGCAAAATAGTGTGCGGATCTATCTACCTTTGTTGGATCTTTTCCACTAAAGGCACCTCCACCGTGAGGTACTGCACCACCGTATGTGTCAACGATAATTTTTCTTCCAGTTAGTCCTGTATCTGCTGATGGACCACCTAGGACAAATCTTCCAGTGGGGTTTACTAAAATTTTCATTTTGTCATCTCTAAGTTCTTCTGGAATTATAGGATCAATTACGTGCTTAATTAATGCTTCTTTTATTTCTGAAATTGTAACATCAGGCTCATGTTGTGTGGAAATTAAAACAGTATCGACTCTTACTGGTTTGTCGTTTTCGTCGTATTCAATTGTTACTTGAGTCTTTCCATCTGGTCTTAAAAATGGAAGTGTACCATTTTTTCTTACTTCAGATAGTTTCATAGCAAGCTTATGAGAAAGCATTATTGGAAGTGGCATATATTCTTTTGTTTCATTTGTAGCGTAACCAAACATCATTCCTTGATCTCCTGCTCCAACTTGTTCGAGTTCATCTTCTGCTATTAATTCCCCTTCTTTAGCTTCAAGAGCTTTATCAACACCTAGTGCAATATCTGGAGATTGACTGTGAATCGATGACAATACTGCACATGTTTCACCATCAAAACCATATTTTGCCCTGGTATAACCAATATCTAAAATAGTTTTTCTTACTATGTCTTGAATATCAACATATGCCCTTGTTGTTACCTCACCAGAAACTATTGCAATACCTGTTGTAACTAGTGTTTCTACAGCAACCCTAGACTTTGGGTCTTGTTCTAACATCGCGTCCAAGATAGCATCGCTAATTTGATCTGCTACCTTGTCTGGATGACCTTCAGTAACGCTTTCACTTGTGAATAGTCTTTTCATTCCTCAACCTCCTTTTCATACTCTTCTTTTGAAATAAACTTTCCTCCAGATATATCAAAACTTACTGGCTTATATGAACCAGTAAATTGTGCTCTAACTTCAATTTTGTTTGGACATTTAGAACCAACGTATAATTTTTCTATTTTGTATCTGATATTTGGGTTGTCGTATTCATTAAAAAAATCATAACCCTTTCTTAAGTGGCTTCTAAAAACTTCTCCGCATTTATCACATTTTATATATATAACCAAAGAATCTTTTTCGTTATAGAATGGATTTTTCTCTATATTCTTTTTTTTCTTAAAAAAACCAAACATATCTATCTCTCCCGTTTAAGGTTAAATGTAAATTCTTTAACTCTTTTCCATGGGTCATAAGCTTCAATTCTTACTTGGAAAAAGTCTGTATTTGTATTTAGAGTTGGAAAATTATTAACTTTAATTGGTCCACCAAGTATCTCCGGATAAAGTTTATAATATGTTTTGTATATATACCCTGCTGCAATTGAATCTTTTGAATAAACAATGTATGGTTTATAAAATTCTTCTTTTGATACTTCATCAAGTAATATATCATACACTAGTTTGTTTGCAATGTAAAGCTTTATTTCTTTAAGACCAAGCAAATTATTGTTAACAAATAAATAAGAATTTATTTCAATTTTAGGATATTCTCCTTTAAAGGAATAAGTTTCACCTTCAGTGTAGTTATAACTTTTCCCATTTATAATTAGTTCTTTTAAAATTATTTCACCATTTGGAGCTTGAACATTTAAAAAATCAATAGGATCAAACATTAACGTTTCATCACTATTTCTTATTTCAAGATGACAATGAGGCTTTACAGCTTCACCTGTTTTTCCTGAATATGCAATAATATCACCTTGTGAAAATTTAATTTCATTATCTGGAAAATTAATAACAATTTTTTGGTTTTGAAATTCTTCTTGTAAACTTTTTATAATATTTTCGATTGTATAATTAAAATTACTGAGATGTGCATATAAAGATCTATAACCGTTAGGATGTTGTAAAACAATAACGTTTCCGTAGATAGGATCATTTAATTCAACTCTAACAACATAGCCTTCATAAATTGCTTTGATTGGTATACCTTCTTTCGAAAATGTGCTGAAATCAATTCCCCCATGAAAATGTGGTAAATTACCCGTGCTTCTGAATTCAGCAAAGGAAGAAGTAATATAACTATCATCTACCGGTGGAATAAAATTTGAAAATGATAAAGTGATTAATATTAAAAGAATAAACGCGACTGTTTTTTTCATTTAAATTTTGACCTCCTTCTGTAGTAAATTTTCTACTTGATGTAAGAGTGTTGATATGTTTTCTTTGTTTTTTGCAGATATAAAAACTGCATTTGAAAATCTTCTTTGCAAATTTTTAATATAATCTTTATGGCATAAATCGATTTTGTTGAATACTAGTAAAGTCTTTATTTTAGCTATGTTTATTGATTCAAGCGTTTCATCAATTATTTCTAATTTTTCTTCGAAGTTTTTATCAGCTACATCAACTAAAATTATTATCAAGTCTGAAAAATTTATTTCTTCTAAAGTTGAATGAAAAGCTTCTATTATTAAAGGGTGTAGATTTCTTATGAAACCAACTGTGTCAGAAAAAATTGCATATCTACCACTTGGAAGTAATACTCTTCGTGAAACGGGCGAAAGAGTTGTAAACATTTCATTTTTTGACAACAAAGTTTCCTTGGCTAAATTTGATAATAATGTAGTTTTTCCGGCATTAGTATAACCAACTATAGAAACTTTGTAAATATTGCTTTGATTTCTCTTTTTTCGTTGAACTTGCCTAATAGATTCAAGTTTTTTTAACTTGCTTTCTAACTTTTTAATTCTATTTTTAATATATCTTTTTGAATATTCTAAGCTTTTTTCTCCTGGCCCTCTTGTTCCTATACCTCCACCTAATCTTGAAAGTTCCTTCCCCTGTCCGACAAGGTATGGCAACAAATACTTTAATCTTGCAATTTCAACTTGTAATCTTCCCTCATTTGTTTTTGCATGTTTTGCAAAGATTTCCAATATAATCTCGGTTCTATCATAAACTTTTTTTTCAAGATATTTTTCTATATTCCTTCTTTGAATATGTGATATATTATCATCAATAACCAAATAATCAATATTTTCACGTATGAAAAATTCCTTAACTTTTTCTAATAATCCTTTTCCTATGTAAAAAGAAGGATTAGGTCTATTTCTTTTCTGAAAAATTTTATCTACAACTTTTATGCCTATAGTTTCGCACAACTCTTCCAACTCTAGAAAAGATTCGGTATATGAAGGTTTATATAAACCTATTATTAATGCTTTACTTTTCTTCATTTTCAGATTCTTCGTTTTGTTGCTTAGTTAGTTTGACAAAACTTTCTGGCATAATTGTACTAACTGCATGTTTATAAATTAAATTTTGTTGGCTACCATTTTCCAAAAGCATTGTAAAATTATCAAAGGATCTTATAATTCCTTTAGTTTGAAAACCATTAACCAAGTAAACTTTAACTGGTATTTTGTTAGTTCTTAGAATGTTTAAAAATCTGTCTTGTAAATTAAATTTTTCTGCCATACCTTTAATCCCCCTTTTTAGTTTTATATAAATCTTTTGGAAAAGAAAAATAAATATTAACGCTCCTAATAAAAATTTCACTTTGTTTTCCATCAACTAATATATAAATTCTATCAATACCATTTATGTTTTCAAAAAGTGAATATAGAATTTGTAATAATAGAAAGATTTCTTCTTCACTGCTGTAATTTTGTATATTTTTAGAATTTAGATCAATTATTAATGCTGTATCAACAAAATAGTAAGCATTTAAAATGCCTTGAGGTACAAAGTTTTTTTGATTGCCACTTAATTTAACTTTTGAAAATTTTTCAAAAATTTCTTGTACAGCTACAACCTTATTTGAAGAAAATTCGCCTACTTCTAAAAGAATTATACCATTATTTTCAATAAAAGCAATTTTTGAAGCAACTAATGTAAAAGAAGCTATAAGTATAAAAAGTAATGTAATTATCCTTTTCATTGTAACTCACCTTCAACAAATTCAGAAATTTGTTTCCAGCTATTTTGTGAAGTAAAGATTACAATAGCAGGGAGATCTTTTGGAACTTGAACAAATGGGACATAAAAGAGTTTTAAATTAAATTTTTTTGAAACAAGTTTTCCAAATTTATCTGATATCGAAAAAACTTTCCAATCATTTCCGGAAAAATCCGGGGAGTAGTTTGGTACAAATACAGCATTTATATTGCTATCTTTGAATATTATAGCAAAACTTTTAGAATCGTACTTTTCAATTTTTTCGCCAAAAAGCTTTACGATAATATTTTTAATATTGTATTCTTTAATAAATTGCACGATTGTTCGTTTAGGTAAAATATTTAATTCAGTTTTGTATGAAGAATCAATATTTTTGGTTAATAATATACTTCCAGGTTCGTATAGATTATCCTTGAAATATATTAAACCTTTTGAAATTATATTAATTGCATTATCAGTTGCTTCAATATCAATAAAATTTTTGCCGAGATAATCAAACTGTAAATAACTTCCAAAATCTTCTACTTTTGTTATTACCATTTCAGCAAAGTTATATTCATTTTCTTTTTTTAAGTATTTTATATTAAAAAAATTGAAAATGTCATCAAAATTTGGATTATCTAACGCATTTTCTCCTAAGACAACTACATTTTTAGAAAAATAGATAATTTTATCTTCCCACTCGATGTAATTAAATGAGCCAATTGTTCCAGTCGAAATTTCGCTTGTTGAAAGAAACTTAGAATACTTTTCTAAAATTTCTTCGACCGTCTCAAAGTTTATATTTGTTGCATTTAATGTATAATTATCAAATTTTATAATTTCTGAAAAGATATTTAAAGCTAGGAGAAAGATTACTATAGCAACAATAAATTTTTTCAATATTTAAACACACTCCTTCCAATAAATTCTCTTATAAGAGAAGTTCTTGGAATATCTTCAATATTAGTAATTGGCAAGAAGTAATCAAGAATTTTTAAAAGTCTTGTTGCTTCAGTACTTTCTGGAACATCATCAGGAACCGCTATAAGCAAAGGTTCAGCAAATATCTTTAATACAGCTATCTCATATACAAGAGCACTGTTGAACATTATATCCGCATTTTCTTGATGTGGAAAGATATTTCTATCTTCGCCTCTTCTAACGCTTGGCCACATTTTTAGAGTTGCAAGAGCATCATGAGCTCTAAATTTGCTATCTCTAACTATTCTTCTAAGAAGTCTGGTATCAGTGGTATGGATTCTATTTGTATTATCTAAATTTAATTGTGTTAGAGCGCTTGCATAAATTTTAAATTTTAATTCTTCTGGTATTAAGCTTGTTAATTTTGGATTTAAACCATGTATACCTTCAACAATTATTGGTTGATCTTTAGATATTTTCATTAAAGTACCTTTTTCTTTTCTTTTACCCGTAGTAAAGTCGAATTTTGGTATTTCAACAGTTTTTCCTTCAAATAAATCAAGGAGATTTTTATTAAATAATTCAATATCTATTGCTTCCAAAGCTTCAAAGTCAGGCTTTCCATTTTCATCAAGCGGAGTTCTTTCCCTATCTACAAAATAATCATCTAAGGAAATTGTAACAGGCCTTAGCCCGCTTGCGCGCAATTGAACCATGAGTCTTTTTGAAAAGGTAGTTTTTCCACTTGAAGATGGTCCAGCGATTAGAATTAATCTTACATTTTTTCTCTTTTTGATTTCTTCAGCAATGAAGGCTATTCTTTTTTCGTGCAATGCTTCTGACATTATTATTAAATCAGTAACACTTCTTTCTCCTCTTGCAATTAAATCGTTTAAGTCTCCAACACTATCTATATTCATAATTTCTAACCATTTTTCATATTCTAAAAATACTGCTGAAAGTTTGGGTAGAGGTTTAAATTCGATTATCGGTTTTTTGTCTTTGAATGTTGGTAAAATCAAAACAAATCCTTCTTCATATTTTGCAAGATCAAAATATTTTAATATTCCAGTACTTAAAGGCATATAGCCGTAGAAGTAATCAAAATTATCATCAACTTTATATACTTTTACTGTTTTTTTCTTTCTATATTTTAATAAACTTACTTTGTCATTAAATCCAAGTTCTTCAAATAATTTTAAAGCTTCTGATTTTAAAAGTTCAAGCTTAATAAATTTTTTGTTTTCATTTATTAGTTTCATCATTTCATCTTTTACTTTTTTAATTTCGCTCTCAGAGAGTATTTTTTTATTATCTTTTGACTTTAATTCGCAATATATAGCTTTTCCTACGCTATGCGATACTTTTAGAGTATAATCAGGGTAAAGTTTTTTTAAAGTATGTTTTAAAATGAACAGCAATCCTCTTTGATATATTCTAAAGCCATCTGTTGAGTTTATATCTAAGAATTCAACTTCGCCAGGTCTAATAATAGGCCTAAACAACTCGACTATAGAATTGTTAAATTTGGCGGCAACTATTGGAGATTCGTAGTATTTTTCATATTCGTCTACAAATCTTTCTAGCGTTGTTCCTTTTTCAACGGTAATTTTTTTTCCATCATCTTTAAATGTTAATTCGATTCTTTCCATATCTTTTCCCCCTTTTTATATTTTCCAAGTAATTTCAAATGTTTTAGGATCAGTATGCGTAAAATGAATATGATAGTTTAAATCTTTTCTTTTTTTTAATTCACTTTTATCTATATAATTTTTCATATATGGATGAAGTTTAATAATTACTTCTTTTGCTTCTTTTGGAGCGTTTTCAATTTTAGTAAAAATTTCTTTTAAAAGGAATCGTGGTGATTGTATAAAACCAGAACCACCACAAACTGGACATGTAGATACATAATTTTCGAAAAATGATTTGATTGTTCTCTTGCGTGATAATTCCAATAGACCAAGTTTTGTAAATCCAAAAATTTCAATTTTACTTTTGTCTTTTTTTATTTCTTCATTTACTTTTTCAATTATTTTGTTTTTATTTTCTTCACTGTTCATATCAATAAAATCTATAATTACAATACCTCCAATATTCCTTAAACGAAGTTGCCTAAATATTTCTTCAACAGCTTCGTAATTTGTTTTAAATGCAGTTTCTTGTTGATTTAGACTTTTTGTAAAATGTTTTGAGTTTACATCAATTACTGTTAATGCTTCCGTTTTGTCGATTATTATTTCCCCACCGGAAGGTAAGGTTATAGTTCTCTTAATTAGCTCTTTAAAATATTTATTTACATTTGTGTATTCAAAACTATCTCCATATATTATTTCTATTTTAGGTCTTTTTGGGAATATTTTTAAATACTTTCTTATAACTTCTATATGTTTTATATTATTTGTAATTATCTGAGTGACTTCTTTGGTTAATCTTTCACGTAATATATAATCTATTAAGCTTTCCTCGGTATATAATATTTGTATTTTTCTTTTTCTTTTAAAATTTGATAATAAATCATCAAGTTTTTCTTTTAAAGTGATTGCTTCAGAATAAATATATTTTTCATCTAATCCTTCGGCTGCAGTTCTTATTACTACGCCGAATCCATTGTTATTAGATATTTCATTTGCAATTTTGTATAACCTTTGCCGTTCGTCTTCTGATTCTATCTTTTTAGATACTCCGTTAACATTTGAAAAAGGAAAAACTACTAAATATCTACCAGCAATACTTATGTTAGAGGTTAATTGTGGCCCCTTTGTGCCTGTTGGATCTTTTTTAACTTGGACAAGTATTTTAGAGCCTTCTTTAATTTCTTTCACTGAAAAGTATTCATAGTAATTTTCAGGTATATCTTTAATTCTCAAAAATCCATTCTTTTTTTCACCTATGTTTACAAAAATTGCGTCAAGAGCATTGACAACTTTTTCAACTCTTCCAAGATAAATATTTCCAGTTAGTTTTTTTTCTTCGTCTGAAAATAGTTCTACCAATTTATTGTTTTCAATTATAGCATAATGTAAGTTATCTTCAATGGAATTTAATACTAGAATTTTTTCCATAGTATCAATATCCTTTCAGGTACTCCCTTTGTTCTTCTGATAACTTGTCAATTTCTATCCCTAGTGATTTAAGTTTTAATGTAGCAACCTTTTCATCTAATTCTTCAGGATATTGATAAACTTTGTTTTCAAGATTTTTATAATTTTTATGAATATAAATTAAAGAT
This DNA window, taken from Thermosipho africanus Ob7, encodes the following:
- a CDS encoding GerMN domain-containing protein — translated: MKRIITLLFILIASFTLVASKIAFIENNGIILLEVGEFSSNKVVAVQEIFEKFSKVKLSGNQKNFVPQGILNAYYFVDTALIIDLNSKNIQNYSSEEEIFLLLQILYSLFENINGIDRIYILVDGKQSEIFIRSVNIYFSFPKDLYKTKKGD
- the hflX gene encoding GTPase HflX, translating into MKKSKALIIGLYKPSYTESFLELEELCETIGIKVVDKIFQKRNRPNPSFYIGKGLLEKVKEFFIRENIDYLVIDDNISHIQRRNIEKYLEKKVYDRTEIILEIFAKHAKTNEGRLQVEIARLKYLLPYLVGQGKELSRLGGGIGTRGPGEKSLEYSKRYIKNRIKKLESKLKKLESIRQVQRKKRNQSNIYKVSIVGYTNAGKTTLLSNLAKETLLSKNEMFTTLSPVSRRVLLPSGRYAIFSDTVGFIRNLHPLIIEAFHSTLEEINFSDLIIILVDVADKNFEEKLEIIDETLESINIAKIKTLLVFNKIDLCHKDYIKNLQRRFSNAVFISAKNKENISTLLHQVENLLQKEVKI
- a CDS encoding Rne/Rng family ribonuclease is translated as MEKILVLNSIEDNLHYAIIENNKLVELFSDEEKKLTGNIYLGRVEKVVNALDAIFVNIGEKKNGFLRIKDIPENYYEYFSVKEIKEGSKILVQVKKDPTGTKGPQLTSNISIAGRYLVVFPFSNVNGVSKKIESEDERQRLYKIANEISNNNGFGVVIRTAAEGLDEKYIYSEAITLKEKLDDLLSNFKRKRKIQILYTEESLIDYILRERLTKEVTQIITNNIKHIEVIRKYLKIFPKRPKIEIIYGDSFEYTNVNKYFKELIKRTITLPSGGEIIIDKTEALTVIDVNSKHFTKSLNQQETAFKTNYEAVEEIFRQLRLRNIGGIVIIDFIDMNSEENKNKIIEKVNEEIKKDKSKIEIFGFTKLGLLELSRKRTIKSFFENYVSTCPVCGGSGFIQSPRFLLKEIFTKIENAPKEAKEVIIKLHPYMKNYIDKSELKKRKDLNYHIHFTHTDPKTFEITWKI
- a CDS encoding nucleoside kinase, which encodes MERIELTFKDDGKKITVEKGTTLERFVDEYEKYYESPIVAAKFNNSIVELFRPIIRPGEVEFLDINSTDGFRIYQRGLLFILKHTLKKLYPDYTLKVSHSVGKAIYCELKSKDNKKILSESEIKKVKDEMMKLINENKKFIKLELLKSEALKLFEELGFNDKVSLLKYRKKKTVKVYKVDDNFDYFYGYMPLSTGILKYFDLAKYEEGFVLILPTFKDKKPIIEFKPLPKLSAVFLEYEKWLEIMNIDSVGDLNDLIARGERSVTDLIIMSEALHEKRIAFIAEEIKKRKNVRLILIAGPSSSGKTTFSKRLMVQLRASGLRPVTISLDDYFVDRERTPLDENGKPDFEALEAIDIELFNKNLLDLFEGKTVEIPKFDFTTGKRKEKGTLMKISKDQPIIVEGIHGLNPKLTSLIPEELKFKIYASALTQLNLDNTNRIHTTDTRLLRRIVRDSKFRAHDALATLKMWPSVRRGEDRNIFPHQENADIMFNSALVYEIAVLKIFAEPLLIAVPDDVPESTEATRLLKILDYFLPITNIEDIPRTSLIREFIGRSVFKY
- the hfq gene encoding RNA chaperone Hfq, which gives rise to MAEKFNLQDRFLNILRTNKIPVKVYLVNGFQTKGIIRSFDNFTMLLENGSQQNLIYKHAVSTIMPESFVKLTKQQNEESENEEK
- a CDS encoding M23 family metallopeptidase, coding for MKKTVAFILLILITLSFSNFIPPVDDSYITSSFAEFRSTGNLPHFHGGIDFSTFSKEGIPIKAIYEGYVVRVELNDPIYGNVIVLQHPNGYRSLYAHLSNFNYTIENIIKSLQEEFQNQKIVINFPDNEIKFSQGDIIAYSGKTGEAVKPHCHLEIRNSDETLMFDPIDFLNVQAPNGEIILKELIINGKSYNYTEGETYSFKGEYPKIEINSYLFVNNNLLGLKEIKLYIANKLVYDILLDEVSKEEFYKPYIVYSKDSIAAGYIYKTYYKLYPEILGGPIKVNNFPTLNTNTDFFQVRIEAYDPWKRVKEFTFNLKRER
- the metK gene encoding methionine adenosyltransferase gives rise to the protein MKRLFTSESVTEGHPDKVADQISDAILDAMLEQDPKSRVAVETLVTTGIAIVSGEVTTRAYVDIQDIVRKTILDIGYTRAKYGFDGETCAVLSSIHSQSPDIALGVDKALEAKEGELIAEDELEQVGAGDQGMMFGYATNETKEYMPLPIMLSHKLAMKLSEVRKNGTLPFLRPDGKTQVTIEYDENDKPVRVDTVLISTQHEPDVTISEIKEALIKHVIDPIIPEELRDDKMKILVNPTGRFVLGGPSADTGLTGRKIIVDTYGGAVPHGGGAFSGKDPTKVDRSAHYFARYVAKNVVAAGLADKFMIQVAYAIGKAQPVSVMINTFGTAKTDEDKILKAILEIFDFRPGAIIKKLDLLRPIYKKTAAYGHFGRELEEFTWEKLDMVNELKKIL
- a CDS encoding DUF4941 domain-containing protein, translating into MKKFIVAIVIFLLALNIFSEIIKFDNYTLNATNINFETVEEILEKYSKFLSTSEISTGTIGSFNYIEWEDKIIYFSKNVVVLGENALDNPNFDDIFNFFNIKYLKKENEYNFAEMVITKVEDFGSYLQFDYLGKNFIDIEATDNAINIISKGLIYFKDNLYEPGSILLTKNIDSSYKTELNILPKRTIVQFIKEYNIKNIIVKLFGEKIEKYDSKSFAIIFKDSNINAVFVPNYSPDFSGNDWKVFSISDKFGKLVSKKFNLKLFYVPFVQVPKDLPAIVIFTSQNSWKQISEFVEGELQ